GCTTTAAAGAAGATTGCAGAAATCAAAGAGCTTTATCCTGTGTTTGGTGATTACGATATAATAGCGAAGGTAGAGGCTAAAGACCCAGATGCGCTAGGCTCTGTAATAATAAACAGAATAAGGGCAATCTCTGGAATATCTGACACTAAAACACTGACTACAGGCTTTGAACTGTGATTTTATTTTACCTTCTTCTCTCGCTTCTTCTCAGCCCATTTCTCTAATTCTTTCTTCCTTTTCTCTTCCTCGCGCTTCTCAGCCCATTCCTTTAGCCGTTCTTCCCTTATCTTCTTATCAGCTTCTCTCTTGGCAGCCCATTCTTTTATTCTATCATCAATTGTCTTTACTTTCTTCTTCTCTTCAGCCCACTCTCTTAATTTTTCTTTTAGTGCTTCCTCTTTTGCAATACCCCGCTTTTCAGCCCATGCCTTAACCTCTTCTTCTCTGCGCTTAGCTTCCACATACCATCGAAACGCGAAAAATACAGCTCCTGCAACACATATTATAGCGCCAGTAACATATACTTCTTTGTAATAAAGTTCAATCCAAGTTGGCAAACGCTTGATCTCTACAACTGCAATACTAGTGCTGTTAGCGCCGTCGTCATCTGAAACTGTGAGTGTAACTGTATAAATCCCTGGCTGAGTATAAGAATGCTCGCAAACCGCGCCATAGCCTTTACTCCCGTCA
The sequence above is a segment of the Candidatus Thermoplasmatota archaeon genome. Coding sequences within it:
- a CDS encoding Lrp/AsnC ligand binding domain-containing protein, whose product is MAIGFVLITTMPGKESEVFTALKKIAEIKELYPVFGDYDIIAKVEAKDPDALGSVIINRIRAISGISDTKTLTTGFEL